One part of the Glycine soja cultivar W05 chromosome 11, ASM419377v2, whole genome shotgun sequence genome encodes these proteins:
- the LOC114373412 gene encoding uncharacterized protein LOC114373412, producing the protein MANNPKNHSVTDGEQLNYTHHKSRLKLIKMRLETICKKRSAVQKFLKKDIADLLRSALDYNAYGRAEGVLVEQNLTFCYEIIGKFTTCILGHVGDLCKQRDCPAECKEAIQSLIYAAARFSDLPELRELRSLFTGKFGNSLELYISKEFVEKLRQYPPSKEMKIQLLHDVAQEFSIEWNSKALEQRLHSPPQLHLVSFTYTLSSLRMLLAYLSFYSYVHKSDYLFQASFLLKGKAKPDLLNDHEDHKNNDVSLFEGKKDTSDAYWRSPRSSTEDDNSSLDGHNKACSSSLGSVSEDETEIKRPFSYNLVPPPYVKQKLKKGESNMNKPTKSEEALKLPHEDNNTFSDSKTCGTAKLEDSSGKESEKAKKQPQQTKPAEEEKERTVDGLLMHYTRKQSHHPCFQHDKGPEMVRRTARHVHPSLPDYDDLLARLAALKKTTQPA; encoded by the exons ATGGCGAACAACCCCAAGAACCACTCTGTCACTGATGGCGAACAACTAAACTACACTCATCA CAAATCGCGGTTGAAGTTAATAAAGATGAGGCTGGAGACGATATGCAAGAAAAGGAGCGCGGTGCAGAAATTTCTGAAGAAAGACATTGCCGACCTTCTTAGGAGTGCCCTTGATTACAATGCATATGGAAGG GCTGAAGGAGTTCTGGTCGAGCAAAATCTGACGTTTTGCTATGAAATCATTGGAAAATTTACTACTTGCATATTGGGTCACGTTGGAGACCTTTGTAAGCAGAG GGATTGCCCCGCTGAATGCAAAGAAGCTATACAGTCATTGATATATGCTGCAGCAAGATTTTCTGATCTGCCGGAACTACGCGAGCTCAGAAGCTTGTTCACCGGGAAATTTGGGAATTCTCTTGAACTTTACATAAGTAAAGAG TTTGTTGAAAAGTTGAGGCAGTATCCTCCTTCGAAAGAGATGAAGATCCAGCTGTTGCATGATGTAGCGCAAGAGTTCTCTATAGAATGGAATAGCAAGGCTTTGGAGCAGAGACTTCACTCACCGCCTCAGTTACATTTAGTAAGTTTTACTTAT ACACTATCAAGTTTAAGAATGCTTTTGGCTTACCTCAGCTTTTACAGCTATGTTCACAAAAGTGATTACTTATTCCAAGCATCCTTCTTGTTGAAGGGGAAGGCTAAACCTGATCTACTAAATGATCATGAGGATCACAAGAACAATGATGTCTCCCTATTTGAAGGAAAGAAGGATACCAGTGATGCCTATTGGAGGTCGCCACGAAGCAGCACTGAAGATGACAATTCATCGCTGGACGGCCATAATAAGGCTTGTTCAAGTTCATTAGGAAGCGTATCAGAGGATGAAACAGAAATTAAGAGGCCATTTTCCTACAACCTTGTTCCACCTCCTTATGtgaaacaaaaattgaagaaagGTGAAAGTAATATGAACAAACCAACAAAATCAGAAGAAGCTCTCAAGCTACCACACGAGGATAACAATACTTTTTCAGATTCTAAAACGTGTGGCACTGCAAAGCTAGAAGACTCAAGTGGAAAGGAGTCAGAGAAAGCAAAGAAACAACCCCAACAGACTAAACctgcagaagaagaaaaagaaagaacagtGGATGGGCTCTTAATGCATTACACTAGGAAACAATCTCATCATCCTTGTTTTCAACATGACAAGGGACCAGAAATGGTGAGGAGGACAGCGAGACATGTGCATCCTAGTCTGCCAGATTATGATGATTTGTTGGCTCGTCTTGCAGCTCTCAAGAAGACAACCCAACCAGCCTAG
- the LOC114376235 gene encoding kinesin-like protein KIN-13B, whose protein sequence is MNGAGRQGLRSGAAGVHHQRQYSDNFLDGSSNGNRWLQSAGLQHLQSSSNQLPPLQDYNLYGGAQGGRMYRNAPRSFNGGNEFYMEPSTPPGGYRSSMQKKNGEDFSVDSSPGLLDLHSFDTELLPPEMPASNAYDANSLYQPGGGRSFDDSEPYMLSKQTGRARAPENILKSFPADKEKTNSVAKIKVVVRKRPMNKKELAKNEEDIIETYSNSLTVHETKLKVDLTQYVEKHEFVFDAVLNEEVTNDEVYRETVEPIVPIIFERTKATCFAYGQTGSGKTYTMKPLPLKASRDILRLMHHTYRNQGFQLFVSFFEIYGGKLFDLLNDRKKLCMREDGKQQVCIVGLQEYRVSDVENIKDLIEKGNSTRSTGTTGANEESSRSHAILQLAIKRSVDGNESKPPRLVGKLSFIDLAGSERGADTTDNDKQTRIEGAEINKSLLALKECIRALDNDQGHIPFRGSKLTEVLRDSFVGNSRTVMISCISPSTGSCEHTLNTLRYADRVKSLSKGNNSKKDVLSSNFNLKESSTVPLSSVTGSAYEDRTTDGWPDENEWDDFSPSEEYYEQVKPPLKKNGKMELYATTDDKLKKPSGQIKWKDLPKFEPQTTHAEDDLNALLQEEEDLVNAHRTQVEETMNIVREEMNLLVEADQPGNQLDDYITRLNAILSQKAAGILQLQTRLAHFQKRLKEHNVLVSSTGY, encoded by the exons ATGAACGGTGCAGGGAGACAGGGGCTGAGATCTGGTGCGGCGGGGGTGCACCACCAGCGCCAGTACTCCGATAACTTCCTCGACGGCTCTTCCAACGGCAACCGGTGGCTCCAATCGGCCGGCCTTCAACACCTTCAATCCTCCTCCAACCAACTTCCTCCGCTTCAG GACTATAACTTGTACGGAGGTGCACAGGGAGGAAGAATGTACCGGAATGCGCCGAGGAGCTTTAACGGAGGAAATGAGTTTTATATGGAGCCTTCCACTCCTCCCGGCGGTTACCGTTCTTCGATGCAGAAAAAGAATGGCGAAGATTTCTCCGTTGATTCCAGTCCCGGCTTGTTGGATCTGCATTCGTTTGACACCGAGCTTCTTCCTCCTGAG ATGCCAGCCTCCAATGCATATGATGCCAACTCCCTGTATCAACCTGGTGGGGGTAGAAGCTTTGATGACTCTGAACCTTACATGCTGAGCAAACAGACTGGCAGAGCTCGTGCTCCTGAAAACATATTGAAAAGTTTCCCTGCAGACAAAGAGAAAACTAATTCTGTAGCAAAGATTAAAGTTGTG GTTCGTAAAAGACCAATGAATAAGAAGGAATTAGCAAAAAATGAGGAAGACATCATAGAAACATATTCCAATTCTTTAACAGTGCATGAGACTAAACTGAAG GTTGACCTAACTCAGTATGTAGAAAAGCATGAATTTGTCTTTGATGCTGTTTTAAATGAAGAGGTTACGAATGATGAG gtgTATCGTGAAACAGTAGAGCCCATAGTTCCAATAATATTTGAACGCACTAAGGCAACTTGCTTTGCATACGGGCAAACAG GAAGTGGAAAAACTTACACAATGAAGCCACTGCCACTTAAAGCATCAAGGGACATCCTTAGATTGATGCATCATACTTACAGGAACCAGGGATTTCAATTGTTTGTGAGTTTCTTTGAAATATATGGTGGCAAGCTCTTTGATCTTCTTAATGATCGAAA AAAACTTTGCATGAGGGAGGATGGTAAGCAGCAAGTTTGCATTGTGGGTTTGCAAGAGTACCGAGTATCAGATGTGGAGAACATCAAAGACCTGATTGAGAAAGGAAATTCCACAAGAAGTACAGGCACCACGGGTGCAAATGAGGAATCATCACGGTCACATGCAATACTTCAGCTTGCTATCAAGAGGTCAGTTGATGGCAATGAATCCAAACCTCCCCGTTTGGTTGGCAAGCTCTCCTTCATAGATCTTGCTGGAAGTGAACGTGGAGCAGATACCACTGATAATGACAAACAGACAAG AATAGAAGGTGCTGAAATCAATAAGAGCTTACTTGCCCTAAAGGAATGCATTAGAGCTCTTGACAATGACCAAGGACACATCCCTTTCAGAGGCAGTAAACTGACTGAAGTTTTGAGGGATTCATTTGTTGGCAACTCCCGCACCGTTATGATATCATGCATATCACCAAGCACTGGTTCATGCGAACATACTCTGAATACATTAAGATATGCTGACAG GGTAAAAAGCCTATCAAAAGGGAACAATTCAAAGAAGGATGTTTTATCATCAAATTTCAACCTTAAAGAATCAAGTACAGTTCCCTTATCTTCCGTTACTGGGTCTGCCTATGAGGATCGCACGACAGATGGATGGCCTGATGAAAATGAATGGGATGATTTTAGCCCATCTGAAGAGTATTACGAGCAGGTGAAACCACCATTGAAGAAAAATGGAAAGATGGAGTTATATGCTACGACAGATGACAAATTGAAGAAACCCAGTGGTCAGATCAAATGGAAGGACCTCCCAAAATTTGAACCTCAAACCACACATGCAGAGGATGATTTAAATGCCCTTTTACAG GAAGAAGAGGACCTTGTAAATGCTCACCGGACACAAGTAGAGGAGACCATGAACATTGTTAGAGAG GAGATGAACCTCTTGGTTGAAGCAGATCAACCAGGGAATCAGCTGGATGATTACATAACAAGACTAAATGCCATTCTTTCTCAGAAGGCTGCTGGCATCCTGCAGTTGCAAACCCGTTTGGCTCATTTTCAGAAACGTTTAAAGGAACATAATGTTTTGGTTTCATCTACCGGTTACTGA
- the LOC114374565 gene encoding mitochondrial arginine transporter BAC2-like, protein MEFWPEFLASSTGKEFVAGGFGGTAGIISGYPLDTLRVMQQSSNNGSAAFTILRNLVAKEGPTALYRGMAAPLASVTFQNAMVFQIYAVLSRAFSTSVSVNDPPSYKGVALGGFCSGALQSMLLSPVELVKIRLQLQNTGQSTEPQKGPIKVANNIWKREGLRGIYRGLGITMLRDAPAHGLYFWTYEYAREKLHPGCRRSCQETLNTMLVSGGLAGVVSWVFSYPLDVIKTRLQAQTLSSRKYKGILDCLRKSVEEEGYVVLWRGLGTAVARAFVVNGAIFSAYEITLRCLFDK, encoded by the exons ATGGAATTTTGGCCAGAATTTCTTGCTAGTAGTACGGGTAAAGAGTTTGTGGCTGGAGGATTTGGAGGCACTGCTGGTATAATCTCAGGTTACCCATTAGACACGCTCCGTGTGATGCAACAAAGCTCCAACAATGGCTCTGCTGCCTTCACCATCCTCAGAAATTTGGTGGCCAAGGAAGGACCAACTGCTCTGTACCGTGGCATGGCTGCACCTTTGGCCTCTGTTACATTTCAG AACGCTATGGTTTTCCAAATTTACGCAGTTCTCTCTAGGGCATTTAGCACGTCCGTTTCTGTCAACGACCCTCCTTCCTACAAGGGTGTTGCTTTAGGAGGATTTTGCTCTGGCGCTTTGCAGAGCATGCTGCTCTCCCCTGTTGAGTTAGTTAAAATTCGCCTTCAGCTTCAGAACACAGGACAATCCACAGAACCACAAAAGGGTCCCATAAAGGTCGCCAACAACATATGGAAAAGAGAGGGTCTTCGTGGCATTTATCGAGGACTTGGCATCACTATGCTAAGAGATGCACCTGCACATGGCCTCTACTTTTGGACATATGAATATGCAAGGGAGAAACTTCACCCAGGTTGTAGAAGAAGTTGTCAAGAGACCTTGAATACTATGTTGGTATCAGGAGGATTGGCTGGGGTTGTGAGTTGGGTTTTTAGCTACCCTTTGGACGTTATAAAGACAAGATTGCAGGCTCAGACACTTTCTTCGCGGAAATACAAAGGCATTTTGGATTGTCTTCGGAAGAGCGTTGAAGAGGAAGGATACGTTGTGCTATGGCGGGGTTTAGGAACTGCGGTTGCTAGAGCCTTTGTTGTGAATGGTGCTATATTTTCTGCTTATGAGATCACTCTTAGGTGTCTGTTTGACAAATAA